A single region of the Aeromicrobium chenweiae genome encodes:
- a CDS encoding DNA polymerase Y family protein, giving the protein MRTMVLWAPDWPVVAVDVPASVPAAVLDKGQVLACSQAARAEGVRRGMRRRDAQSRCPGLVLHEHNPDADARAFEAVLTAIEELSPGVAPLRPGLCAISVPARFYGGEAEAAAVIAERLVELGVWDVRAGIADGLFAAEQAARRALAQDSLVVPAGGSGQFLRDLPIDVLADPDLVGLLRRMGLLTLGDFASLPAADVHTRFGTHGALLHRLARGQDAQPISRRQVPPEFEATLVLEPPLELVEPIAFSLRTTAESFVADLAAHGLVCTTVLIEVDADGSLATSRRWMHPRWFGPTDLIDRVRWQLSVDGAIRAPVDAVRLIPEVTEPLGDHADSLFGGGPDERVERGVARVQSIVGHEAVVSVTVQGGRGPAQRRLLAPWGERPVAARPVGLPWPGSLPPPAPATVYTEPQQAMVVGAEGQPIGVTGRGMVSGEPVRFRAAAGSDWQPVASWAGPWPVDEQWWDEAAARRIARFQVVGVDGSAFLMIVEGGHWWTEARYD; this is encoded by the coding sequence ATGAGGACCATGGTGCTGTGGGCTCCGGACTGGCCCGTCGTGGCGGTCGACGTGCCGGCCTCCGTCCCGGCCGCGGTGCTCGACAAGGGGCAGGTGCTGGCGTGCTCGCAGGCCGCACGGGCCGAGGGCGTCCGCCGTGGCATGCGGCGCCGGGACGCCCAGTCGCGGTGCCCGGGGCTCGTCCTGCACGAGCACAACCCCGACGCCGACGCACGGGCGTTCGAGGCGGTCCTGACAGCGATCGAGGAGCTCAGCCCGGGCGTCGCCCCGCTGCGCCCGGGGCTCTGCGCGATCTCGGTGCCCGCCCGGTTCTACGGCGGCGAGGCCGAGGCCGCCGCCGTGATCGCCGAGCGGCTCGTCGAGCTCGGGGTGTGGGACGTCCGCGCCGGCATCGCCGACGGGCTGTTCGCCGCCGAGCAGGCCGCCCGGCGGGCGCTCGCGCAGGACAGCCTCGTCGTCCCCGCGGGCGGGTCGGGGCAGTTCCTGCGCGACCTGCCGATCGACGTCCTCGCCGACCCCGACCTGGTGGGCCTGCTGCGGCGCATGGGGCTGCTGACCCTGGGTGACTTCGCGTCGCTGCCGGCGGCCGACGTCCACACTCGTTTCGGCACCCACGGGGCGCTGCTGCACCGCCTCGCGCGGGGCCAGGACGCGCAGCCGATCAGCCGGCGGCAGGTGCCACCGGAGTTCGAGGCGACGCTGGTCCTGGAGCCCCCGCTCGAGCTCGTCGAGCCGATCGCGTTCAGCCTGCGCACGACCGCCGAGTCGTTCGTGGCCGATCTCGCCGCCCACGGCCTGGTCTGCACCACGGTGCTGATCGAGGTCGACGCCGACGGCTCGCTGGCGACGTCACGGCGCTGGATGCACCCGCGCTGGTTCGGCCCGACCGACCTGATCGACCGGGTCCGCTGGCAGCTGTCCGTCGACGGCGCGATCCGCGCTCCGGTCGACGCGGTGCGGCTCATCCCGGAGGTCACCGAGCCGCTGGGCGACCACGCCGACAGCCTCTTCGGCGGCGGCCCCGACGAGCGGGTCGAGCGCGGGGTGGCCCGGGTGCAGAGCATCGTGGGCCACGAGGCGGTCGTGTCGGTCACGGTGCAGGGCGGCCGCGGGCCGGCGCAGCGACGGCTGCTGGCGCCGTGGGGAGAGCGTCCCGTGGCGGCGCGTCCGGTCGGCCTGCCGTGGCCCGGCAGCCTGCCGCCGCCTGCGCCGGCGACGGTCTACACCGAGCCGCAGCAGGCGATGGTCGTCGGGGCGGAGGGCCAGCCCATCGGGGTCACCGGTCGGGGCATGGTGTCGGGGGAGCCGGTCCGGTTCCGGGCCGCGGCGGGCTCGGACTGGCAGCCGGTCGCGTCCTGGGCCGGGCCGTGGCCGGTCGACGAGCAGTGGTGGGACGAGGCCGCGGCACGCCGCATCGCCCGGTTCCAGGTCGTCGGCGTCGACGGCAGCGCGTTCCTCATGATCGTCGAGGGCGGCCACTGGTGGACCGAGGCCCGCTATGACTGA
- a CDS encoding ABC transporter permease, whose protein sequence is MWWYVAKRLLQTIPVFLGATLIIYALVFLRPGDPINSLIGNKPISDEVRQAIRDQYHLNDFFLVQWLYFLKDVLTFNPDFVGLDGQPVFEKIRNALPVTATLALMALAMDAVIGIVVGTIAGLRRNGWFDSVTLVISLILLSVPIFVVGFVLQFLFGVKFGFFPPTVGGDWTISKLLLPAFVLAIANIATTTRLTRTSVANNLTADHVRTARAKGLPEGAVIRNHVLRNSLVPVVTYIGINLGSLMAGAIITEGIFNVQGIGNLAFQAVNRGDAPVTVTVVAVMVMIYVFMSLIVDLLYAVLDPRIRYV, encoded by the coding sequence GTGTGGTGGTACGTCGCCAAGCGACTGCTCCAGACCATCCCGGTTTTTCTCGGGGCCACGCTCATCATCTATGCGTTGGTGTTCCTGCGTCCCGGTGACCCGATCAACAGCCTGATCGGCAACAAGCCGATCTCCGACGAGGTGCGGCAGGCCATCCGGGACCAGTACCACCTGAACGACTTCTTCCTCGTGCAGTGGCTCTACTTCCTCAAGGACGTGCTGACGTTCAACCCCGACTTCGTCGGGCTCGACGGCCAGCCGGTCTTCGAGAAGATCCGCAACGCGCTGCCCGTCACCGCGACGCTGGCCCTCATGGCCCTCGCGATGGACGCCGTCATCGGCATCGTCGTCGGCACGATCGCCGGCCTGCGCCGCAACGGCTGGTTCGACTCGGTCACACTGGTCATCTCGCTGATCCTGCTGTCGGTGCCGATCTTCGTGGTCGGCTTCGTCCTGCAGTTCCTGTTCGGCGTCAAGTTCGGCTTCTTCCCGCCGACCGTCGGTGGCGACTGGACGATCAGCAAGCTGCTGCTGCCCGCCTTCGTGCTGGCCATCGCCAACATCGCGACCACGACCCGCCTGACCCGCACGTCGGTCGCCAACAACCTCACCGCAGACCACGTGCGCACCGCGCGGGCCAAGGGCCTGCCGGAGGGCGCGGTCATCCGCAACCACGTGCTGCGCAACTCCCTGGTGCCGGTCGTGACCTACATCGGCATCAACCTCGGATCGCTGATGGCGGGCGCCATCATCACCGAGGGCATCTTCAACGTGCAGGGGATCGGCAATCTCGCCTTCCAGGCCGTCAACCGTGGCGACGCGCCGGTCACGGTCACGGTCGTCGCGGTCATGGTCATGATCTACGTGTTCATGAGCCTGATCGTCGACCTGCTGTACGCCGTTCTCGACCCGAGGATCCGTTATGTCTGA
- a CDS encoding error-prone DNA polymerase: MSWNNPDISWRELERRLSGRPEPDGGDSPGWSRKRRKSGPKEISRPDEPVVPYAELHCHSHFSFLDGASGPDALVEEAIALGLHGLAITDHDGFYGAPRFAEEAGKYPQHGLRTVYGAELSLGLRSPQNGVADPEGNHLLVLARGVEGYHRLAAAITDAQLRGDEKGRPVYDLEELAEHGRDHWVVLTGCRKGHVREALATGGRDAAAAALDRLTALFGIDGVGVELIDHGFPTDSSVNDALADLAIDHGLATVATNNVHFARPAAGRLAASMAAVRARRSLADMDGWLPATGAAHLRSGAEMRRLFHRFPGAVERTVPLADEIAFDLRAATPRLPKRGIPEGKTAMQHLRDLAEKGIRERYAGREQLARERIERELAVIEEKDFPGYFLIVHDIVAEARRRGILCQGRGSSANSALCYALKITAIDSIFYDLPFERFLATTREEEPDIDVDFDSDRREEIIQWVYERYGRHNAAQVANVISYRPRSAVRDAAKALGHSPGQQDAWSKQIDAWGAIGSEDVQGVPEPVVGLARQMMTAPRHLGIHSGGMILTERPIGEVCPIERGRMDKRTVLQWDKDACEFMGLVKFDLLGLGMLGALDHTMRIVAEHLGEQWDLDSIPKEEAGVYDMLCRADSIGVFQVESRAQIGTLPRLQPRRAYDLAIEIALIRPGPIQGGAVHPYIRRAMGKEPITYPHPILEPVLERTKGVPLFQEQLMQMAIAIGDCTGDEADLLRRAMGSKRGIERIESLEDKLFAGMARHGLTQEESDAIYLRIKSFANFGFAESHALSFSLLVYASSWLKLHYPGAFLAALLRNQPMGFYSPQSLTTDARRHGVTVLRPDILRSGALADLEPIEGQAGPTGRDACLERSQPPVPDFVPGTPDPTPEHRRDGAFAVRIGLDEVQGIGREVALRIVAERDERPFTDMADVSRRTGLTVAQMESLATAGAFDCFGLSRRQALWNAGYAQSQDQLEGTAVAAPPPMLPGMSDVEVTMADLWSTRISPETHPVEHLRPLLQGEGILSVADTAVAEASRRVKVAGLITHRQRPATASGVTFLNLEDETGMLNVVCSEALWKRYRVVGRNAAGMIIRGMLERSPEGVVNLVADKLMRIEEVYPQAGRAIPARHQGRDFR; the protein is encoded by the coding sequence GTGAGCTGGAACAACCCGGACATCTCGTGGCGGGAGCTCGAACGACGACTGTCGGGGCGGCCCGAGCCCGACGGCGGGGACTCCCCGGGCTGGTCGCGCAAGCGGCGCAAGAGCGGTCCCAAGGAGATCTCCAGGCCGGACGAGCCGGTCGTCCCGTACGCCGAGCTGCACTGCCACAGCCACTTCTCCTTCCTCGACGGTGCGAGCGGCCCGGACGCGCTGGTCGAGGAGGCGATCGCGCTGGGCCTGCACGGCCTGGCGATCACCGACCACGACGGGTTCTACGGCGCCCCGCGATTCGCCGAGGAGGCGGGCAAGTACCCCCAGCACGGCCTGCGCACGGTCTACGGCGCCGAGCTGTCGCTGGGCCTGCGCAGCCCGCAGAACGGCGTCGCCGACCCCGAGGGCAACCACCTGCTGGTGCTCGCCCGTGGGGTGGAGGGCTACCACCGGCTCGCCGCCGCGATCACCGACGCACAGCTGCGGGGCGACGAGAAGGGCCGGCCGGTCTACGACCTCGAGGAGCTCGCGGAGCACGGCCGCGACCACTGGGTCGTGCTGACCGGGTGCCGCAAGGGACACGTCCGCGAGGCGCTGGCCACGGGCGGACGCGACGCCGCGGCGGCTGCCCTCGACCGGCTGACGGCGCTGTTCGGCATCGACGGCGTGGGGGTCGAGCTGATCGACCACGGGTTCCCGACCGACAGCTCGGTCAACGACGCCCTGGCCGACCTCGCGATCGACCACGGCCTCGCGACCGTGGCCACCAACAACGTCCACTTCGCCCGCCCCGCCGCAGGACGCCTGGCCGCGTCGATGGCCGCGGTCCGGGCCCGGCGCAGCCTGGCCGACATGGACGGCTGGCTGCCGGCCACGGGCGCCGCCCACCTGCGGTCGGGAGCCGAGATGCGGCGGCTGTTCCACCGCTTCCCGGGCGCCGTGGAGCGTACGGTCCCGCTCGCCGACGAGATCGCGTTCGACCTGCGGGCCGCGACCCCCCGCCTGCCCAAGCGCGGCATCCCGGAGGGCAAGACCGCGATGCAGCACCTGCGCGACCTGGCCGAGAAGGGCATCCGGGAGCGCTACGCGGGCCGCGAGCAGCTCGCCCGCGAGCGCATCGAGCGCGAGCTCGCGGTCATCGAGGAGAAGGACTTCCCGGGCTACTTCCTGATCGTCCACGACATCGTCGCCGAGGCCCGCCGCCGCGGCATCCTCTGCCAGGGCCGGGGCTCGTCGGCCAACTCCGCGCTCTGCTACGCGCTCAAGATCACCGCGATCGACTCGATCTTCTACGACCTGCCGTTCGAGCGGTTCCTCGCCACGACCCGTGAGGAGGAGCCCGACATCGACGTGGACTTCGACTCCGACCGGCGCGAGGAGATCATCCAGTGGGTCTACGAGCGGTACGGCCGGCACAACGCCGCGCAGGTCGCCAACGTCATCAGCTATCGCCCGCGCTCGGCCGTCCGCGACGCCGCCAAGGCGCTCGGTCACTCACCGGGGCAGCAGGACGCCTGGTCCAAGCAGATCGACGCGTGGGGCGCGATCGGCAGCGAGGACGTGCAGGGCGTGCCCGAGCCGGTCGTGGGGCTGGCCCGGCAGATGATGACCGCGCCACGCCACCTGGGCATCCACTCGGGCGGGATGATCCTGACCGAGCGGCCCATCGGGGAGGTCTGCCCCATCGAGCGCGGCCGCATGGACAAGCGGACCGTCCTGCAGTGGGACAAGGACGCCTGCGAGTTCATGGGACTGGTCAAGTTCGACCTGCTGGGCCTCGGCATGCTCGGTGCCCTCGACCACACGATGCGGATCGTCGCGGAGCACCTGGGGGAGCAGTGGGACCTCGACTCGATCCCCAAGGAGGAGGCCGGGGTCTACGACATGTTGTGCCGCGCGGACTCGATCGGGGTGTTCCAGGTCGAGAGCCGTGCGCAGATCGGGACGTTGCCGCGGCTGCAGCCCCGCCGGGCGTACGACCTCGCGATCGAGATCGCGCTGATCCGGCCCGGCCCGATCCAGGGCGGCGCCGTGCACCCGTACATCCGCCGGGCGATGGGCAAGGAGCCGATCACCTACCCGCACCCGATCCTCGAGCCGGTGCTCGAACGGACGAAGGGTGTCCCGCTGTTCCAGGAGCAGCTCATGCAGATGGCGATCGCGATCGGCGACTGCACGGGTGACGAGGCCGACCTCCTGCGGCGGGCGATGGGCTCCAAGCGCGGCATCGAGCGGATCGAGTCGCTGGAGGACAAGCTCTTCGCCGGCATGGCCCGGCACGGCCTCACCCAGGAGGAGTCCGACGCGATCTACCTGAGGATCAAGTCGTTCGCCAACTTCGGCTTCGCCGAGAGCCACGCGCTCAGCTTCTCGTTGCTGGTCTACGCCAGCTCGTGGCTCAAGCTGCACTACCCGGGGGCGTTCCTCGCTGCGCTGCTGCGCAACCAGCCCATGGGTTTCTACTCGCCCCAGTCGCTGACGACCGACGCGCGGCGTCACGGCGTGACGGTCCTGCGTCCCGACATCCTGCGTTCGGGGGCGCTGGCGGACCTCGAGCCGATCGAGGGGCAGGCCGGCCCGACCGGGCGCGATGCCTGCCTCGAGCGGAGCCAGCCGCCGGTCCCGGACTTCGTGCCCGGCACCCCCGACCCGACGCCGGAGCATCGCCGCGACGGTGCGTTCGCGGTGCGCATCGGCCTCGACGAGGTGCAGGGCATCGGCCGGGAGGTGGCGCTGCGGATCGTGGCCGAGCGCGACGAGCGTCCCTTCACGGACATGGCCGACGTGTCGCGGCGCACAGGGCTGACCGTCGCCCAGATGGAGTCGCTGGCCACCGCTGGGGCGTTCGACTGCTTCGGCCTGTCGCGCCGTCAGGCGCTGTGGAACGCCGGGTACGCCCAGAGCCAGGACCAGCTCGAGGGCACGGCCGTCGCGGCGCCACCGCCGATGCTGCCGGGCATGAGCGACGTCGAGGTCACCATGGCCGACCTGTGGTCGACCCGCATCTCGCCGGAGACGCATCCGGTCGAGCACCTGCGGCCCCTGCTGCAGGGCGAGGGCATCCTCTCGGTGGCCGACACGGCCGTCGCGGAGGCCTCCCGGCGGGTCAAGGTGGCCGGACTCATCACGCACCGGCAGCGTCCGGCGACGGCGTCGGGGGTCACGTTCCTCAACCTCGAGGACGAGACCGGCATGCTCAACGTGGTGTGCTCCGAGGCGCTCTGGAAGCGCTACCGGGTCGTGGGACGCAATGCGGCGGGGATGATCATCCGAGGCATGCTCGAGCGCAGCCCCGAGGGCGTCGTCAACCTGGTCGCCGACAAGCTCATGCGCATCGAGGAGGTCTACCCGCAGGCGGGCCGGGCGATCCCGGCGCGGCACCAAGGGCGCGACTTCCGCTGA
- a CDS encoding dipeptide ABC transporter ATP-binding protein yields the protein MTETPLLEIKDLRVGFRTDKKTVLTAVDGANLVIYPGQTIAIVGESGSGKSTMAHSVIDLLPGSGHVMGGQILFEGHEITHSDRKAVLALRGSSIGLVPQDPMSNLNPLWKVGRQIKEALVANGVATGDAADKRVVELLEEAGLPDAERRARQYPHEFSGGMRQRALIAMGLAARPKLLIADEPTSALDVTVQKQILDHLGTLTSTLGVAVMLITHDLGLAAERADHLVVMYRGKIVESGPAREILQDPQHPYTQRLVSKAPSIASQRLSSVQAREEVRVQAVQTAAEIAAEVAESQAALGEGRDDVLVAENLTKIFMLRGSKPWEKVEFAAVDDVSFRLRRGTTTAIVGESGSGKSTVARMVLDLLPPTSGQVIFDGKNLRELKSRSDRLRLRRQMQPVFQNPYASLDPLYSIYQSIEEPLRTHDIGTQKEREAKVRDLLDKVSLPTTVMSRFPGELSGGQRQRVAIARALALDPEVVICDEAVSALDVLVQAQILELLNDLQAELGLSYLFITHDLAVVRQIADDVLVMQNGKVVEASSVSAVFDHPTQEYTRRLLDAIPGGSISLGR from the coding sequence ATGACCGAGACACCCCTGCTCGAGATCAAGGACCTGCGTGTCGGGTTCCGGACCGACAAGAAGACCGTCCTGACGGCCGTCGACGGCGCGAACCTGGTGATCTACCCGGGTCAGACCATCGCGATCGTGGGCGAGTCCGGATCGGGCAAGTCGACCATGGCGCACTCGGTCATCGACCTGCTGCCCGGCTCCGGCCACGTCATGGGCGGGCAGATCCTGTTCGAGGGACACGAGATCACCCACTCCGACCGCAAGGCCGTGCTGGCCCTGCGCGGGTCCTCGATCGGCCTCGTGCCTCAGGACCCGATGTCGAACCTCAACCCGCTGTGGAAGGTCGGCCGCCAGATCAAGGAGGCGCTGGTCGCCAACGGCGTCGCGACCGGTGACGCCGCCGACAAGCGCGTCGTCGAGCTGCTCGAGGAGGCCGGGCTGCCCGACGCCGAGCGTCGCGCCCGGCAGTACCCGCACGAGTTCTCCGGCGGCATGCGCCAGCGCGCCCTGATCGCGATGGGCCTGGCCGCGCGGCCCAAGCTCCTGATCGCCGACGAGCCGACCTCGGCCCTCGACGTGACGGTGCAGAAGCAGATCCTGGACCACCTCGGCACGCTGACGTCCACCTTGGGCGTCGCGGTCATGCTGATCACGCACGACCTCGGTCTCGCCGCCGAGCGGGCCGACCACCTGGTCGTGATGTACCGGGGCAAGATCGTCGAGTCGGGCCCGGCCCGCGAGATCCTGCAGGATCCCCAGCACCCGTACACCCAGCGGCTCGTCTCCAAGGCCCCCTCGATCGCCTCGCAGCGACTGTCGTCGGTCCAGGCGCGCGAGGAGGTCCGGGTGCAGGCCGTCCAGACCGCTGCCGAGATCGCGGCGGAGGTCGCCGAGAGCCAGGCCGCCCTCGGTGAGGGCCGTGACGACGTCCTCGTTGCGGAGAACCTGACCAAGATCTTCATGCTGCGCGGCTCCAAGCCGTGGGAGAAGGTCGAGTTCGCGGCCGTGGACGACGTGTCGTTCCGCCTGCGCCGCGGCACCACGACCGCGATCGTGGGGGAGTCCGGCTCGGGCAAGTCCACGGTGGCCCGCATGGTCCTGGACCTGCTGCCGCCCACGTCGGGTCAGGTCATCTTCGACGGCAAGAACCTGCGCGAGCTCAAGAGCCGGTCCGACCGGCTCCGGCTGCGCCGCCAGATGCAGCCGGTGTTCCAGAACCCGTACGCCTCGCTGGACCCGCTGTACTCGATCTACCAGTCGATCGAGGAGCCGCTGCGCACGCACGACATCGGGACGCAGAAGGAGCGCGAGGCCAAGGTCCGCGACCTGCTCGACAAGGTGTCGCTGCCGACCACGGTCATGTCGCGCTTCCCGGGCGAGCTGTCCGGCGGCCAGCGCCAGCGCGTGGCCATCGCCCGCGCGCTCGCGCTCGACCCGGAGGTGGTGATCTGTGACGAGGCCGTCTCGGCGCTCGACGTCCTGGTCCAGGCGCAGATCCTCGAGCTGCTGAACGACCTGCAGGCCGAGCTGGGCCTGAGCTACCTGTTCATCACGCACGACCTGGCAGTCGTCCGGCAGATCGCCGACGACGTCCTGGTCATGCAGAACGGCAAGGTCGTGGAGGCGTCGTCGGTGTCGGCGGTCTTCGATCACCCGACCCAGGAGTACACGCGTCGTCTGCTCGACGCGATCCCGGGCGGATCGATCTCGCTGGGCCGGTGA
- a CDS encoding ABC transporter permease, giving the protein MSETRPGQERFVAPLDETPLRAIDAVDVDAVPESQWKEAWKRLRKSPLFWLASLIIFVLAVMVAFPGLFTDVDPYARNANSLSNQFAPPSEGHPFGYNFQGGDVWARTVYGARASVAVGVLATVVTVLLGMITGAIAGFYGGIIDTIVSRLSDIFFSIPLLLACIVVISVVNNLWDDRGFWASVLVVVLALALFAWPQITRQMRGAVLEVKNLEFVDAATAIGASKLSNLRRHIVPNALSPVIVSATIMLGVFIVSESSLSFLGLGLPQTIVSWGNDLSDAQNLVRSGQHLVVMWVPATALAVTVLGFVLLGEAVREALDPKAKKS; this is encoded by the coding sequence ATGTCTGAGACACGTCCGGGGCAGGAGCGCTTCGTCGCCCCGCTCGACGAGACACCGCTGCGAGCCATCGACGCGGTCGATGTCGACGCGGTTCCCGAGAGCCAGTGGAAGGAGGCCTGGAAGCGGCTGCGCAAGTCGCCGCTGTTCTGGCTGGCCTCGCTGATCATCTTCGTGCTGGCTGTGATGGTCGCGTTCCCCGGCCTGTTCACCGACGTCGACCCGTACGCCCGCAACGCCAACTCGCTGAGCAACCAGTTCGCCCCGCCAAGCGAGGGTCACCCCTTCGGCTACAACTTCCAGGGCGGCGACGTATGGGCCCGCACGGTCTACGGGGCGCGCGCCTCGGTCGCCGTCGGCGTGCTGGCCACCGTGGTCACGGTGCTGCTGGGCATGATCACCGGCGCGATCGCCGGCTTCTACGGCGGCATCATCGACACGATCGTCTCGCGCCTCAGCGACATCTTCTTCTCGATCCCGCTGCTGCTCGCCTGCATCGTCGTGATCTCGGTCGTCAACAACCTGTGGGACGACCGCGGGTTCTGGGCCTCGGTCCTCGTCGTGGTGCTGGCCCTTGCGTTGTTCGCCTGGCCGCAGATCACCCGTCAGATGCGTGGTGCCGTCCTCGAGGTCAAGAACCTGGAGTTCGTCGACGCCGCGACCGCGATCGGTGCGTCCAAGCTGTCCAACCTGCGTCGCCACATCGTGCCCAACGCGTTGTCGCCGGTGATCGTCTCGGCGACGATCATGCTGGGCGTGTTCATCGTCTCGGAGTCGTCGCTGTCGTTCCTGGGTCTCGGCCTGCCGCAGACCATCGTGTCGTGGGGCAACGATCTCTCCGATGCACAGAACCTCGTCCGCTCCGGCCAGCACCTGGTCGTGATGTGGGTCCCCGCCACCGCGCTGGCGGTCACCGTCCTCGGCTTCGTGCTGCTGGGTGAGGCCGTCCGAGAAGCCCTCGACCCGAAGGCGAAGAAGTCATGA
- a CDS encoding peptide ABC transporter substrate-binding protein, giving the protein MRLSRRTRLAGVALIAAGSLTLAACGGGSDDDKKSEGGGGSTDSIISVYGTNPQNPLIPTATNEVGGGDPLDNLFSGLVAYNTDGSVSNEVADSIEANGDSTVWTVKLKDGWKFTDGSPVTAESFVKAWNYGANPANKQLNNYFFYPIKGTDEVGNTEKGSDTVSGLKVLDDTSFSITLKEPESDFPLRLGYSAYMPVPESAYDESGKITKAYGDAPIGNGPYKLTKSGWEKNKQISMEPNPDYKGIHKPKNGGLVFKFYNSTDAAYTDVQSGNLDVLDQVPPSALTTFESDSGVKAYNEPGSSFSSVTIPERLAHFKGEEGELRRAAISMSINRPEITEKIFNNARTPASDFTSPVLDGWTDKVPGNEVLKFNADEAKKKWADADKIAKWDGKFEIAYNNDGAGNKEFSEAMANQIKNTLGIDAAPKAYPTFDELRTVVTDRTIKTAFRTGWQADYPSMLNYLGPIYGTGAGSNDGDYSNKDFDKLIAQAAATKGDDRYKIISEAQTVLLKDLPAIPLWYQNATAVTTTDLKDFEFNWKQKPDYYALTK; this is encoded by the coding sequence ATGCGACTCTCTCGGCGTACCCGCCTCGCGGGTGTGGCGTTGATCGCGGCCGGCAGCCTGACACTGGCTGCTTGCGGTGGTGGAAGTGACGACGACAAGAAGAGCGAGGGCGGCGGCGGTTCGACCGACTCGATCATCTCGGTCTACGGCACCAACCCGCAGAACCCGCTGATCCCGACCGCAACGAACGAGGTCGGTGGCGGAGATCCGCTCGACAACCTCTTCTCCGGCCTGGTGGCCTACAACACCGACGGATCGGTCTCCAACGAGGTCGCCGACTCCATCGAGGCCAACGGGGACAGCACCGTCTGGACCGTCAAGCTCAAGGACGGCTGGAAGTTCACCGACGGCTCGCCCGTCACCGCCGAGTCGTTCGTCAAGGCATGGAACTACGGCGCCAACCCGGCGAACAAGCAGCTGAACAACTACTTCTTCTACCCGATCAAGGGCACCGACGAGGTCGGCAACACCGAGAAGGGCTCCGACACCGTCTCGGGCCTGAAGGTCCTCGACGACACCTCCTTCTCCATCACGCTGAAGGAGCCGGAGTCGGACTTCCCCCTGCGTCTCGGCTACTCGGCGTACATGCCGGTGCCGGAGAGCGCGTACGACGAGTCGGGCAAGATCACCAAGGCATACGGTGACGCCCCGATCGGCAACGGCCCGTACAAGCTGACCAAGAGCGGCTGGGAGAAGAACAAGCAGATCTCCATGGAGCCCAACCCGGACTACAAGGGCATCCACAAGCCGAAGAACGGTGGCCTGGTCTTCAAGTTCTACAACTCGACCGACGCCGCCTACACCGACGTCCAGTCGGGCAACCTCGACGTCCTGGACCAGGTCCCGCCGAGCGCCCTGACCACGTTCGAGAGCGACTCGGGCGTCAAGGCGTACAACGAGCCTGGCTCGAGCTTCTCCTCGGTCACGATCCCCGAGCGCCTCGCGCACTTCAAGGGTGAAGAGGGCGAGCTGCGGCGTGCGGCGATCTCGATGTCGATCAACCGTCCCGAGATCACCGAGAAGATCTTCAACAACGCTCGTACCCCCGCCAGCGACTTCACGTCGCCGGTGCTCGATGGCTGGACCGACAAGGTGCCCGGCAACGAGGTGCTGAAGTTCAACGCGGACGAGGCCAAGAAGAAGTGGGCCGACGCTGACAAGATCGCCAAGTGGGACGGCAAGTTCGAGATCGCCTACAACAACGACGGAGCGGGCAACAAGGAGTTCTCCGAGGCGATGGCCAACCAGATCAAGAACACGCTGGGCATCGACGCCGCGCCGAAGGCGTACCCGACGTTCGACGAGCTGCGCACGGTCGTCACCGACCGCACGATCAAGACCGCGTTCCGTACCGGTTGGCAGGCGGACTACCCGTCGATGCTCAACTACCTCGGCCCGATCTACGGCACGGGCGCCGGCTCGAACGACGGCGACTACAGCAACAAGGACTTCGACAAGCTGATCGCTCAGGCTGCCGCCACCAAGGGCGACGACCGGTACAAGATCATCAGCGAGGCCCAGACGGTCCTGCTGAAGGACCTGCCGGCGATCCCGCTGTGGTACCAGAACGCGACTGCTGTGACCACGACGGACCTGAAGGACTTCGAGTTCAACTGGAAGCAGAAGCCGGACTACTACGCTCTGACGAAGTAG